In Paenibacillus durus, the DNA window GCGGAAGCCAGGGCAAAGTTGCCGCCGGAGCCGATCGCCAGCACATCGTCGTCCGGCTCGATAATTTCGCCTCCACCGGAAATAAGCAGCATTCCATTCTTATCCATTACAATCATCAGCGCCTCAAGCTTGCGCAGAACACGGTCCTGACGCCAATCCTTGGCCAGTTCTACCGCGGCGCGCTGCAAATTGCCGTGATGCTCTTCCAGTTTGCCTTCAAATTTCTCAAAGAGGGTGATTGCGTCGGCAACAGATCCGGCGAATCCGGCGACGACCTGCCCTCTGTACAGCCTCCGCACTTTTTTGGCGGTCGTCTTCATTATGACATTTTCTCCAAAGGTAACCTGCCCGTCGCCTGCAATTGCCGCTTCGCCATTATGCCTTACGGCGCAAATAGTCGTTGCGTGAAAGCTGGGAATCATGCTCTTGCCTCCTTCGATTGTGCTCCGAAAATGCGTCAGGTTCTTTGCAGGGTCTCGGAACCGATATGATGTGGCAAACCCGTACGGTCTGAGAACCCGGCCAGACTATCCAATGCGCGATGCGCAAGAAGCTCATTCTTCTCCTTTTTGTTTCGGATCTTCCGTTCAGGCTTCGGTAGAAGGCCGAAGTTGGCGTTCATCGGCTGAAAATGCTTGGAATCGGCAGCCGTAATATAAGCCGGCATGCTTCCAAGAACGGTATCTTCCGGAAATACAAGCAGCTCCTCACCAAGAGCAAATCTAGCGGCATTAATGCCGGCTATCATACCCGAGGCCGCAGATTCAACATAGCCTTCCACACCTGTCATCTGTCCAGCAAAAAACAGCCGTTCCCTGCCTTTCATCTGATAGGTTGGATGCAGCAGCTTCGGCGAGTTAATGAAGGTATTGCGGTGCATAACACCGTAGCGGACATATTCCGCATTTTCAAGACCTGGGATCAGCGAAAAGACCCGCTTCTGCTCGCCCCATTTCAGGTGTGTTTGAAATCCAACGAGGTTATAGAGCGTTCCGGCAGCGTTGTCCTGGCGCAGTTGAACGACGGCATATGGTAGCTTGCCCGTATGGGGATTGACGAGCCCCACCGGCTTCATGGGCCCGAACAGCGCCGTCTGCTTGCCGCGTTTCATCATAATCTCGATCGGCATGCAGCCTTCGAAATAGATTTCTTTCTCAAAGTCCTTGAGTGCTGCCGTTTCCGCAGAAATAAGGGCGTCATAAAATACGTCGAATTCCTCTTCCGTCATCGGGCAGTTAAGATAGGCGGCTTCGCCTTTATCATACCGGGAAGCCAAATACACCTTGCTCATATCGATTGAATCCTTCTCAACGATCGGAGCCGCCGCGTCGTAAAAGTAAAAATACTCCTCGCCCAGCAGCGCCTTAATCTCGGAAGACAATGCCGGAGATGTCAACGGTCCGGAAGCGATCACAACAATCCCTTCATCCGGTATATGCGTCAATTCCTCATTTATAACTTCAACAAGCGGATGCCCTTGCAGCGCTGCCGTAATTTCGCCCGAAAATCCGTCCCGGTCGACGGCAAGCGCGCCTCCCGCCGGTACGGCATGCTTGTCGGCAGAGCCCAGCACCAGGGAGCCAAGCCGCCGCATCTCCTCTTTGAGTACGCCGACCGCGTTGCCAAGTCCATTCGCGCGCAGCGAGTTGCTGCATACAAGCTCGGCGAATTTATCCGTATGATGAGCCGGTGTCTTTACGACAGGCCGCATTTCATATAATTTAACAGGCACTCCCCGCGATGCGAGCTGCCAGGCCGCTTCACTTCCGGCAAGCCCAGCGCCGATTACCGTAACCGGAGCGGGGCTGCC includes these proteins:
- the trmFO gene encoding FADH(2)-oxidizing methylenetetrahydrofolate--tRNA-(uracil(54)-C(5))-methyltransferase TrmFO; translated protein: MTDTAKQTAGSPAPVTVIGAGLAGSEAAWQLASRGVPVKLYEMRPVVKTPAHHTDKFAELVCSNSLRANGLGNAVGVLKEEMRRLGSLVLGSADKHAVPAGGALAVDRDGFSGEITAALQGHPLVEVINEELTHIPDEGIVVIASGPLTSPALSSEIKALLGEEYFYFYDAAAPIVEKDSIDMSKVYLASRYDKGEAAYLNCPMTEEEFDVFYDALISAETAALKDFEKEIYFEGCMPIEIMMKRGKQTALFGPMKPVGLVNPHTGKLPYAVVQLRQDNAAGTLYNLVGFQTHLKWGEQKRVFSLIPGLENAEYVRYGVMHRNTFINSPKLLHPTYQMKGRERLFFAGQMTGVEGYVESAASGMIAGINAARFALGEELLVFPEDTVLGSMPAYITAADSKHFQPMNANFGLLPKPERKIRNKKEKNELLAHRALDSLAGFSDRTGLPHHIGSETLQRT
- the hslV gene encoding ATP-dependent protease subunit HslV produces the protein MIPSFHATTICAVRHNGEAAIAGDGQVTFGENVIMKTTAKKVRRLYRGQVVAGFAGSVADAITLFEKFEGKLEEHHGNLQRAAVELAKDWRQDRVLRKLEALMIVMDKNGMLLISGGGEIIEPDDDVLAIGSGGNFALASARALKRHAKDLSAADIAKEALKIASEICVYTNSNIIVEQLQA